The nucleotide window GGTCTTGCTCAGGTGCCAGCGATGCTCCGAGAGGAGGGCATAGTCTTGGTCGTCACAGAGGGCGACCTGGCCCTCCCCCCGCTTGCCGTGCAGGGGGATGGTCGCCATTACGCTTCGCTCGTTCGGGGAGTCGGGTGCAGGCTGCCCAGCGCGGCCTTCAGGTGCTTGTAGACCTCGCGCTGCAGGTCCAGATCCTCGGGCAGTTCATAGCGCAACTGCTCCATGGCCTGGACGAGGTGCGCGCCGCCGGGGCTGCGCTCCTGATCGGCGCGGGCCCACTCGGGCAGCTCCGGCGACAGCACGGGGCCGCGCTGCGTGTCATCCCAGTCGGCCCACTGGCGGGGCAGGTCGTAGAGATAACGACCGATCCCGAACTGGACCGCGCAGCGCTTCATGGCGTCACTCGCCGCGGCCTTCAGGGTGCTCAGCTCGCCCTCGGGGGCCTCGCCGATGTCCTCGCGCGTCACGCCCAGGACGGTCATGCTGCCGCGCACGGTGGGGAGGCGCGTTCCCGGCACGACCTCCACGGCGAATTCCCAGGCGTCGGGACACACGGCGTCGAGGCGGTCCTGCACGGCGCGGGCGTCGATGTGCGCGAGCATTAGCGCGCGGGTCCGCTCTTTGTTAAAGCTGCCGGGCTTCCATTGGACAAGATTGGCGGGAAACGGCGCTTGCAGGCGCTTCTGAACGTCGCTGAGTTTCATCGGTGGTCCCGCCTTTCGAAGAAGTTGAGAAGGCGCTCAATACCCTGGAGGGCACCGCCCGCACCCGTGAGATACGTGCCGGTCAGGGCCAGCGCGAACAGCGCGGTGCTCCAGCTCGGGCCACTGACATTCATGGGCATGGTCTGAGGTGCCGCGAGCGCGGCCACGATCACGCATGCCAGGAACAGCACCAGCAGGATTCGGCCGCGCATCAGCGCATCGCCTCGACGCACTTACTGGGCGTCCGGCAGGTCTTGAGGCCGCAGCCAGGGCACGGCCGGGTCGACCACTCGCGCTGCTGCTGGAGGTAGCCGTACAACGTGAGAGGGAAGGCCGCGTAAAGGCTGTGCCGGTTGCCCGGATCGGCGCGGCGGATTGCACCGGCCAGCGCGGTGAAGAACCCCCCGCAGATGTCTGGAGACTCCATGTAGTCCGCCAGCAGCACGGCGTCAGCGGCCACCAGCTCCTCGACCATCTGCTCGGCGCTCAAGGCGGGCGCGGCGGCGGCCTCGGTCAGTCGGTCGTCCGCGATGACCTGAAGGGCCTGGGCGAAGCGCTTAGAGGTGAAAACCTGAAGCGCCTCGGGGTGGATTACTGCGCTCAGCTCGCCGTCAGCGATGTAGCGGTTGATCTGGTCAGCCTGGAGGCCAGTAGTCAGCGCCACCTGCCCAGGGGTGAGCGGGTACCGGGGCAGCATCACGCCACCGCCTTCAGGTGGACCCGGTCCGACAGCTTGGCGTGGTGCCGGAGCGTCTTGGCGTGCAGGGTGTAGCCCCACCAAATACGGTTGGTCAGCGGCCAGGAGGTTGGCGTTTTGATCGGGGCCACCCACAGGTGGACGTTGTGCTGCTCCTCAAGGGTGTCAATCAGCGTGCTGAATTCACCAGCAGCACAGACCAAGTGCTGGACATGCTCTACGGCGCCGCTCGGGCGGCGGGTCAGCCAGCCTGGCATGACCTGAATCTGCATCCAGCCGGGGCAGGCGCTGTCCGGCATGGCCCAGATGCGGT belongs to Deinococcus sp. Leaf326 and includes:
- the ddrA gene encoding single-stranded DNA-binding protein DdrA; the protein is MKLSDVQKRLQAPFPANLVQWKPGSFNKERTRALMLAHIDARAVQDRLDAVCPDAWEFAVEVVPGTRLPTVRGSMTVLGVTREDIGEAPEGELSTLKAAASDAMKRCAVQFGIGRYLYDLPRQWADWDDTQRGPVLSPELPEWARADQERSPGGAHLVQAMEQLRYELPEDLDLQREVYKHLKAALGSLHPTPRTSEA